A window of the Streptomyces sp. NBC_01351 genome harbors these coding sequences:
- a CDS encoding PucR family transcriptional regulator: MPLTLASLVQHSALKLSVRAGETRLDTPVRWAHVSELADPVPYMEGGELLLITAMKLDAEDPQEMLRYVRRLGAAGVVGIGFAIGVNYEAVPEALVEAAKAEDMPLLEVPRRTPFLAISKAVSAALAADQYRAVTAGFEAQRELTRAALSADGPAELLTKLAAHVHGWAALYDTSGAVVAAAPDWAARRAARLTPDVERLRDRPAPASAVVGGAEDRVELQSLGTGRRARGALAVGTAAPLGTAERYAVHSAVALLTLTTERSRSLHDAESRLGAAVLRMLLAGEAEHARSVAGDLYGALLEAPFRLIVAEPALPGTAQPEGLALLADAVESAAARTGETLLVVPEPGRLVVLAADTGSAVQACVDHAEALEARRGRDTSGPEPDELVVGLSAPAGPGNVAAALKQADQALAVARRRGRPLVEHEDMAAGSVLPLLADDAVRAFADGTLRALREHDATGRGDLVASLQAWLSRHGQWDAAAADLGVHRHTLRYRMKRVEEILGRSLEDPDVRMELWLALKASSIPS, encoded by the coding sequence ATGCCGCTCACCCTCGCCTCGCTCGTCCAGCACTCGGCGCTCAAACTCAGCGTCAGGGCGGGGGAGACCCGACTCGACACCCCCGTGCGCTGGGCCCACGTCAGCGAGCTCGCCGACCCCGTCCCCTACATGGAGGGCGGTGAGCTGCTGCTGATCACCGCGATGAAGCTGGACGCGGAGGATCCGCAGGAGATGCTCCGCTACGTACGCCGCCTCGGCGCGGCCGGGGTCGTCGGCATCGGATTCGCCATCGGGGTCAACTACGAGGCGGTCCCCGAGGCCCTGGTCGAGGCCGCGAAGGCCGAGGACATGCCGCTGCTGGAGGTACCCCGCCGGACCCCCTTCCTAGCGATCAGCAAGGCCGTCTCCGCGGCCCTCGCGGCGGACCAGTACCGGGCCGTCACCGCCGGCTTCGAGGCGCAGCGCGAGCTGACGCGGGCCGCGCTGTCCGCCGACGGGCCCGCCGAGCTGCTCACGAAGCTGGCCGCGCACGTGCACGGCTGGGCCGCGCTCTACGACACTTCGGGCGCCGTCGTCGCGGCCGCCCCCGACTGGGCCGCCCGCCGCGCCGCCCGCCTCACCCCCGACGTGGAGCGGCTGCGGGACCGGCCCGCGCCCGCCAGCGCGGTGGTCGGCGGCGCGGAGGACCGCGTCGAGCTCCAGTCGCTGGGCACCGGGCGGCGGGCGCGCGGTGCCCTGGCCGTGGGCACCGCCGCGCCGCTGGGCACGGCCGAGCGGTACGCCGTGCACTCCGCCGTCGCCCTCCTCACCCTCACCACCGAGCGCTCCCGCTCCCTGCACGACGCCGAGTCCCGGCTCGGGGCGGCGGTGCTGCGGATGCTGCTGGCCGGGGAGGCGGAGCACGCGCGGTCCGTGGCCGGGGACCTGTACGGGGCGCTGTTGGAGGCCCCCTTCCGGCTGATCGTGGCCGAACCGGCACTCCCCGGCACGGCCCAGCCGGAGGGCCTGGCGCTGCTGGCCGACGCGGTGGAGTCGGCGGCCGCCCGCACGGGCGAGACGCTGCTGGTGGTGCCCGAGCCGGGCCGGCTCGTGGTGCTGGCCGCCGACACGGGTTCGGCCGTGCAGGCGTGCGTGGACCACGCGGAGGCCCTGGAGGCCCGGCGCGGCCGGGACACGAGCGGGCCGGAGCCCGACGAACTGGTGGTCGGCCTGTCCGCGCCGGCCGGACCGGGCAACGTCGCGGCCGCATTGAAGCAGGCCGACCAGGCCCTCGCGGTGGCCCGCCGGCGTGGGCGCCCCCTGGTGGAGCACGAGGACATGGCGGCGGGCTCCGTCCTGCCGCTGCTCGCCGACGACGCCGTACGGGCCTTCGCCGACGGCACGCTGCGGGCCCTGCGGGAACACGACGCGACGGGCCGGGGCGACCTGGTGGCCTCCCTCCAGGCCTGGCTCTCCCGGCACGGCCAGTGGGACGCGGCCGCAGCCGACCTCGGCGTCCACCGCCACACCCTGCGCTACCGGATGAAGCGCGTCGAGGAGATCCTCGGCCGCTCCCTGGAGGACCCGGACGTCCGCATGGAACTGTGGCTCGCCCTCAAGGCCTCCTCGATCCCGTCGTAG
- the dxr gene encoding 1-deoxy-D-xylulose-5-phosphate reductoisomerase, translating to MSDRPAPLADPHLLFDPAAGRRDIVILGSTGSIGTQAIDLALRNPDRFRVTALSAAGGRVGLLAEQARQLRVEKVAVAREDVVPALKEALSAQYGAAEPLPEILAGPDAATELAASECHTVLNGITGSIGLAPTLAALRAGRTLALANKESLIVGGPLVKALAKPGQIIPVDSEHAALFQALAAGTRADVRKLVVTASGGPFRGRTRAELAGVTVKDALAHPTWAMGPVITINSATLVNKGLEVIEAHLLYDIPFDRIEVVVHPQSYVHSMVEFTDGSTLAQATPPDMRGPIAIGLGWPQRIPDAAPAFDWTKASSWEFFPLDTEAFPSVGLARHVGTLGGTAPAVFNAANEECVEAFLAGRLPFTAIMDTVSAVVDEHGTPESGTSLTVQDVLEAEAWARARAREMAARAAAEARA from the coding sequence ATGAGCGACCGCCCAGCCCCCCTCGCCGACCCGCACCTCCTCTTCGACCCCGCGGCCGGCCGCCGGGACATCGTCATCCTCGGGTCCACCGGCTCCATCGGCACCCAGGCCATCGACCTCGCCCTGCGCAACCCCGACCGGTTCCGCGTGACCGCGCTGTCCGCCGCCGGCGGGCGGGTCGGGCTGCTGGCCGAGCAGGCCCGGCAGCTGCGGGTCGAGAAGGTGGCCGTCGCGCGCGAGGACGTCGTACCGGCCCTCAAGGAAGCGCTGAGCGCCCAGTACGGGGCCGCCGAGCCGCTGCCGGAGATCCTGGCCGGACCCGACGCGGCGACCGAACTCGCCGCCTCCGAGTGCCACACCGTCCTCAACGGCATCACCGGTTCCATCGGGCTCGCGCCCACCCTCGCCGCGCTGCGGGCGGGCCGCACCCTGGCCCTGGCCAACAAGGAGTCGCTGATCGTCGGCGGCCCGCTGGTCAAGGCCCTCGCGAAGCCCGGCCAGATCATCCCGGTCGACTCCGAGCACGCGGCCCTCTTCCAGGCCCTCGCCGCCGGCACCCGGGCCGACGTCCGCAAGCTCGTCGTCACGGCCTCCGGCGGGCCCTTCCGCGGCCGCACCCGCGCCGAACTGGCCGGGGTCACCGTCAAGGACGCCCTCGCCCACCCGACCTGGGCGATGGGCCCGGTCATCACCATCAACTCGGCGACCCTGGTCAACAAGGGGCTGGAGGTCATCGAGGCGCACCTGCTCTACGACATCCCCTTCGACCGCATCGAGGTCGTCGTGCACCCGCAGTCCTACGTGCACTCGATGGTGGAGTTCACGGACGGCTCGACCCTCGCCCAGGCCACCCCGCCCGACATGCGCGGTCCCATCGCGATCGGCCTCGGCTGGCCCCAGCGGATCCCGGACGCGGCCCCCGCCTTCGACTGGACCAAGGCGTCCAGCTGGGAGTTCTTCCCGCTGGACACGGAGGCCTTCCCGTCGGTGGGCCTGGCCCGGCACGTGGGCACCCTCGGCGGCACCGCCCCGGCTGTCTTCAACGCGGCGAACGAGGAGTGCGTGGAGGCGTTCCTGGCCGGTCGGCTGCCGTTCACAGCAATCATGGATACGGTCTCTGCCGTGGTCGATGAGCACGGGACGCCGGAGTCGGGAACTTCCCTGACGGTCCAGGACGTCCTTGAAGCGGAAGCCTGGGCCAGGGCCCGGGCGCGGGAGATGGCGGCTCGGGCCGCCGCGGAGGCGCGCGCATGA
- a CDS encoding phosphatase PAP2 family protein, with the protein MSETPRSRETGGDTSTGLPQRRTGHAFAHTPHRSDSRPPQTPRGVRQPDQGGRPGTIPPVPGRPAILLLVLLLLSLLGLALTTWQVLVSGPLLTPDENLSRALVGTVPDAVSDRLSDLGNVPVAVPVLALAMAYAVRRSRAWAPALTAGLAMILVPAVVVPLKEWTARPGPLEPWAAGYYPSGHTATAAVAYIGAALLIGPYARRGWPMATALVLTGATATGLILRGWHWPLDVLASCFLCTPLLMAVAGAVRRTVGPPGRWFSRPRSRSIRRSSG; encoded by the coding sequence ATGAGTGAGACACCCCGTTCCCGGGAAACCGGGGGCGATACCAGTACCGGGCTTCCCCAGCGCCGCACTGGGCATGCGTTCGCGCACACTCCTCACCGATCGGACAGCCGTCCGCCCCAAACCCCCCGGGGCGTACGGCAACCCGATCAGGGCGGCCGTCCCGGAACCATCCCCCCTGTTCCGGGACGGCCGGCCATCCTCCTCCTCGTTCTCCTTCTTCTCTCCCTGCTGGGACTCGCCCTGACGACCTGGCAGGTCCTGGTCTCGGGCCCGCTGCTCACGCCGGACGAGAACCTCAGCCGCGCCCTGGTCGGCACGGTCCCCGACGCCGTCTCCGATCGCCTCTCCGACCTCGGCAACGTCCCGGTCGCCGTACCGGTCCTGGCCCTGGCGATGGCGTACGCCGTCCGGCGCTCCCGCGCCTGGGCCCCGGCGCTGACCGCGGGCCTGGCGATGATCCTGGTCCCGGCCGTGGTCGTGCCGCTGAAGGAGTGGACCGCCCGCCCGGGCCCCCTGGAGCCCTGGGCCGCCGGCTACTACCCCTCGGGCCACACCGCCACCGCCGCCGTCGCCTACATCGGCGCGGCCCTGCTGATCGGCCCGTACGCCCGTCGCGGGTGGCCGATGGCCACCGCCCTCGTCCTGACGGGCGCCACGGCCACCGGCCTGATCCTGCGCGGCTGGCACTGGCCCCTGGACGTACTGGCCAGCTGTTTCCTGTGCACGCCCCTGCTGATGGCCGTCGCAGGGGCCGTGCGCCGTACTGTCGGACCGCCCGGACGGTGGTTCAGCCGGCCGCGCTCCCGAAGTATCCGTCGAAGTTCCGGCTGA
- a CDS encoding acyl-CoA dehydrogenase family protein — protein MSATQPAQPARPVPPKVTEREARQVAEAAREQDWRKPSFAKELFLGRFRLDLIHPHPLPADEDVRRGEAFLARLREFCETSIDGARIEREAKIPDETVRGLKELGALGMKIDPKYGGLGLTQVYYNKALALVGSVSPAIGALLSAHQSIGVPQPLKMFGTQEQKDAYLPRCATTAISAFLLTEPDVGSDPARLATTAVPDGEAAYVLDGVKLWTTNGVVADLLVVMARVPKSEGHRGGITAFVVEADSPGITVEHRNAFMGLRGLENGVTRFHQVRVDAAQRIGAEGAGLKIALTTLNTGRLSLPAMCVGAGKWCLKIAREWSGEREQWGRPVAEHEAVGAKISFIAATTFALEAVVDLASQMADEDRNDIRIEAALAKLYGSEMACLMADELVQIRGGRGFETAESLAARGERAVPAEQMLRDLRINRIFEGSTEIMHLLIAREAVDAHLSVAGDLIDPEKALGDKAKAGARAAGFYARWLPKLATGAGQVPGTYRAFHPTGHPDLATHLRYVERGSRKLARSTFYAMSRWQGRMETKQGFLGRIVDIGAELFAMSAACVRAEHLRATGEHGREAYQLADAFCEQSRLRVEELFGRLWSNTDDLDRKVVAGVLTGTYAWLEEGIIDPSGDGPWIADATPGPSTRKNVHRPIR, from the coding sequence ATGTCCGCAACACAGCCCGCACAGCCCGCACGGCCAGTACCGCCCAAGGTGACCGAGCGCGAGGCACGGCAGGTCGCGGAAGCGGCCCGGGAACAGGACTGGCGCAAGCCCAGCTTCGCCAAGGAGCTGTTCCTGGGACGGTTCCGGCTCGACCTGATCCACCCCCACCCGCTCCCCGCCGACGAGGACGTCCGGCGCGGCGAGGCCTTCCTGGCCCGGCTGCGGGAGTTCTGTGAAACCTCCATCGACGGAGCGCGCATCGAGCGCGAGGCGAAGATCCCCGACGAGACCGTGCGCGGGCTCAAAGAGCTCGGCGCCCTCGGCATGAAGATCGACCCCAAGTACGGGGGCCTCGGCCTGACCCAGGTCTACTACAACAAGGCCCTCGCCCTCGTCGGCTCCGTCAGCCCGGCCATCGGCGCCCTGCTCTCCGCGCACCAGTCCATCGGCGTGCCGCAGCCGCTGAAGATGTTCGGCACGCAGGAGCAGAAGGATGCCTACCTGCCGCGCTGCGCCACCACCGCCATCAGCGCCTTCCTCCTCACGGAGCCGGACGTCGGCTCCGACCCGGCCCGCCTGGCCACCACGGCGGTCCCGGACGGGGAGGCCGCGTACGTCCTCGACGGCGTGAAGCTGTGGACCACCAACGGGGTCGTCGCGGACCTGCTCGTCGTCATGGCCCGGGTCCCGAAGAGCGAGGGCCACCGCGGAGGGATCACCGCCTTCGTCGTCGAGGCCGACTCGCCCGGCATCACCGTCGAGCACCGCAACGCCTTCATGGGCCTGCGCGGCCTGGAGAACGGCGTCACCCGCTTCCATCAGGTCAGGGTGGACGCCGCCCAGCGCATCGGCGCCGAGGGGGCCGGCCTCAAGATCGCGCTGACCACCCTGAACACCGGCCGGCTGTCGCTGCCCGCGATGTGCGTCGGCGCCGGGAAGTGGTGCCTGAAGATCGCGCGCGAGTGGTCCGGGGAGCGCGAGCAGTGGGGGCGGCCCGTCGCCGAGCACGAGGCCGTCGGCGCGAAGATCTCCTTCATCGCCGCCACCACCTTCGCCCTCGAAGCGGTCGTCGACCTCGCCTCCCAGATGGCCGACGAGGACCGCAACGACATCCGCATCGAGGCCGCCCTCGCGAAGCTCTACGGCTCCGAGATGGCCTGTCTGATGGCCGACGAGCTGGTCCAGATCCGCGGCGGCCGCGGCTTCGAGACCGCCGAGTCCCTGGCCGCCCGCGGCGAGCGCGCCGTCCCCGCCGAACAGATGCTCCGCGACCTGCGCATCAACCGGATCTTCGAGGGCTCGACGGAGATCATGCACCTGCTGATCGCCCGCGAGGCCGTCGACGCCCACCTGTCCGTGGCGGGCGACCTCATCGACCCGGAGAAGGCGCTCGGCGACAAGGCGAAGGCCGGCGCCCGCGCCGCCGGGTTCTACGCCCGCTGGCTGCCCAAGCTCGCCACCGGCGCAGGCCAGGTCCCCGGGACCTACCGGGCCTTCCACCCCACCGGCCACCCCGACCTCGCCACCCACCTGCGCTACGTGGAACGCGGCTCCCGCAAACTCGCCCGCTCCACCTTCTACGCGATGTCCCGCTGGCAGGGCCGGATGGAGACCAAACAGGGCTTCCTCGGCCGCATTGTCGACATCGGCGCCGAACTCTTCGCGATGAGCGCGGCCTGCGTCCGCGCCGAGCACCTGCGCGCCACCGGAGAACACGGCCGCGAGGCCTACCAGCTCGCCGACGCCTTCTGCGAACAGTCCCGGCTGCGCGTCGAGGAGCTCTTCGGCCGGCTCTGGTCCAACACCGACGACCTCGACCGCAAGGTCGTCGCGGGCGTCCTCACCGGGACCTACGCCTGGCTGGAGGAGGGGATCATCGACCCGTCCGGAGACGGCCCCTGGATCGCGGACGCCACCCCCGGCCCCTCCACCCGGAAAAACGTCCACCGTCCCATCCGCTGA
- the gabT gene encoding 4-aminobutyrate--2-oxoglutarate transaminase: MTAVPQERKLVTAIPGPKSQELQARRLETVAGGVGSVLPVFTARAGGGIIEDVDGNRLIDFGSGIAVTSVGASAEAVVRRASAQLADFTHTCFMVTPYEGYVEVCEALAELTPGTHAKKSALFNSGAEAVENAVKIARAYTKRQAVVVFDHGYHGRTNLTMALTSKNMPYKQGFGPFAPEVYRVPVAYGYRWPTGAENCGPEAAAQAIDNIVKQIGAENVAAIIIEPLLGEGGFIEPAKGFLPAIVKFANENGIVFVADEIQSGFCRTGQWFACEDEGIVPDLITTAKGIAGGLPLAAVTGRAEIMDSAHAGGLGGTYGGNPVACAGALGSIETMKELDLNAAAKRIESVMKARLSAMQEKYEIIGDIRGRGAMIAIELVKDPVSKTPFPEAAASLAKACHAEGLLVLTCGTYGNVLRFLPPIVIGEDLLNEGLDLIEAAFAGIGTEI; this comes from the coding sequence ATGACCGCTGTCCCGCAGGAGCGCAAGCTCGTCACCGCGATCCCCGGCCCCAAGTCGCAGGAGCTGCAGGCCCGCCGCCTTGAGACGGTGGCCGGCGGCGTGGGCTCCGTGCTCCCCGTCTTCACGGCCCGCGCGGGCGGCGGCATCATCGAGGACGTCGACGGCAACCGCCTGATCGACTTCGGCTCCGGCATCGCCGTGACCTCCGTCGGCGCCTCCGCCGAGGCCGTCGTGCGCCGTGCCTCCGCGCAGCTCGCGGACTTCACCCACACCTGTTTCATGGTCACGCCGTACGAGGGCTACGTCGAGGTCTGCGAGGCCCTCGCCGAGCTGACCCCGGGCACCCACGCGAAGAAGTCGGCGCTGTTCAACTCCGGCGCCGAGGCCGTCGAGAACGCCGTCAAGATCGCCCGCGCCTACACCAAGCGCCAGGCGGTCGTCGTGTTCGACCACGGCTACCACGGCCGTACGAACCTGACGATGGCGCTGACCTCGAAGAACATGCCGTACAAGCAGGGCTTCGGTCCGTTCGCCCCCGAGGTCTACCGCGTCCCGGTCGCCTACGGCTACCGCTGGCCCACCGGCGCCGAGAACTGCGGCCCCGAGGCCGCCGCCCAGGCGATCGACAACATCGTCAAGCAGATCGGCGCCGAGAACGTCGCCGCGATCATCATCGAGCCGCTCCTCGGCGAGGGCGGCTTCATCGAGCCGGCCAAGGGCTTCCTGCCGGCGATCGTGAAGTTCGCCAACGAGAACGGCATCGTCTTCGTCGCCGACGAGATCCAGTCCGGCTTCTGCCGCACCGGCCAGTGGTTCGCGTGCGAGGACGAGGGCATCGTCCCCGACCTGATCACCACCGCCAAGGGCATCGCGGGCGGTCTGCCGCTCGCCGCCGTGACCGGCCGCGCCGAGATCATGGACTCCGCCCACGCGGGTGGCCTGGGCGGCACCTACGGCGGCAACCCGGTGGCGTGCGCGGGTGCGCTCGGCTCCATCGAGACCATGAAGGAGCTCGACCTCAACGCCGCGGCGAAGAGGATCGAGTCCGTCATGAAGGCCCGCCTCTCCGCCATGCAGGAGAAGTACGAGATCATCGGCGACATCCGCGGCCGCGGCGCCATGATCGCGATCGAGCTCGTGAAGGACCCGGTCTCCAAGACCCCCTTCCCGGAGGCGGCCGCGTCGCTCGCCAAGGCCTGCCACGCCGAGGGCCTGCTCGTCCTCACCTGCGGCACCTACGGCAACGTGCTCCGCTTCCTCCCGCCGATCGTGATCGGCGAGGACCTGCTGAACGAGGGCCTGGACCTCATCGAGGCCGCGTTCGCCGGCATCGGCACGGAGATCTGA
- a CDS encoding aldehyde dehydrogenase family protein, whose amino-acid sequence MTSTHAFWLAGRQASGEDSFDVHSPWDGRLVGTVSVPTDAQVEEAVAAAYAVTAEFSATPAHVRAAALDHVSKRLAERTEEIAQLISAENGKPVKWARGEVGRAVSVFRFAAEEARRFNGGDAQRLDTDAGGVGRLALTRRFVKGPVLGIAPFNFPLNLCAHKVAPAIAVGAPIILKPAPATPLSGLILGELLAETDLPAGSWSVLPVANDKMPALVKDERLPVISFTGSDTVGYAIQQSVPHKHCTLELGGNAAAVVLDDWSSEADLDWAATRIATFSNYQAGQSCISVQRVIADASVYDRLVEKVVTKVQAQVTGDPSDSATDVGPLVSEDAAKRVESWVDEAVSAGAKLLTGGKREGASYEPTVIAHVPDGVKLATEEVFGPVLTLLKVENTDEAFAAVNDSKFGLQTGVFTRDIQVAFRAHRELEVGGVIIGDAPSYRADQMPYGGVKQSGVGREGVRYAMDDYTYERVLVLTGLDI is encoded by the coding sequence ATGACTTCCACCCACGCCTTCTGGCTCGCCGGCCGCCAGGCCTCCGGCGAGGACAGCTTCGACGTCCACTCCCCGTGGGACGGACGCCTCGTCGGCACCGTCAGCGTGCCCACTGACGCACAGGTCGAAGAGGCCGTGGCCGCGGCGTACGCCGTGACGGCGGAGTTCTCCGCGACCCCCGCCCACGTACGGGCCGCCGCCCTGGACCACGTGTCCAAGCGGCTCGCCGAGCGCACCGAGGAGATCGCCCAGCTGATCTCCGCCGAGAACGGCAAGCCCGTCAAGTGGGCCCGCGGTGAGGTCGGCCGTGCGGTGTCCGTGTTCCGCTTCGCCGCCGAAGAGGCCCGCCGCTTCAACGGCGGAGACGCCCAGCGCCTCGACACCGACGCCGGTGGCGTCGGCCGTCTCGCCCTGACCCGCCGCTTCGTCAAGGGTCCGGTCCTCGGCATCGCGCCGTTCAACTTCCCGCTGAACCTGTGCGCCCACAAGGTGGCCCCCGCCATCGCCGTCGGCGCGCCGATCATCCTCAAGCCCGCCCCGGCCACGCCCCTCTCCGGGCTGATCCTGGGCGAGCTGCTCGCCGAGACCGACCTCCCGGCCGGTTCCTGGTCGGTCCTGCCGGTCGCGAACGACAAGATGCCGGCCCTGGTCAAGGACGAGCGCCTCCCCGTCATCTCCTTCACCGGTTCCGACACCGTCGGTTACGCCATCCAGCAGTCGGTGCCCCACAAGCACTGCACCCTGGAGCTCGGCGGCAACGCCGCGGCCGTCGTCCTGGACGACTGGTCCTCCGAGGCCGACCTCGACTGGGCCGCGACCCGTATCGCGACCTTCTCGAACTACCAGGCCGGCCAGTCGTGCATCTCCGTGCAGCGCGTGATCGCCGACGCCTCCGTCTACGACCGCCTCGTCGAGAAGGTCGTCACGAAGGTCCAGGCGCAGGTCACCGGCGACCCGTCCGACTCCGCCACCGACGTCGGCCCCCTCGTCTCCGAGGACGCCGCCAAGCGTGTCGAGTCCTGGGTCGACGAGGCCGTGTCCGCGGGAGCCAAGCTCCTCACCGGCGGCAAGCGCGAGGGTGCCTCGTACGAGCCCACCGTGATCGCGCACGTCCCGGACGGCGTGAAGCTCGCCACCGAGGAGGTCTTCGGCCCGGTCCTGACCCTGCTGAAGGTCGAGAACACCGACGAGGCCTTCGCCGCCGTCAACGACTCGAAGTTCGGCCTGCAGACCGGCGTCTTCACCCGCGACATCCAGGTCGCCTTCCGCGCCCACCGCGAGCTCGAGGTCGGCGGTGTGATCATCGGCGACGCGCCGTCCTACCGCGCCGACCAGATGCCGTACGGCGGCGTCAAGCAGTCCGGCGTGGGCCGCGAGGGCGTCCGCTACGCGATGGACGACTACACGTACGAGCGGGTCCTGGTCCTGACCGGCCTCGACATCTGA
- a CDS encoding ATP/GTP-binding protein: protein MDTEDTHDGQATRRGHVPRPAGPPPPLGTPPKPQHLPAVAAPLTDWLRTPRPQTEPGVWRFGHVPRTGSEADTATDRSLLSGAAISFLACVLVWSLITNNYIPYTDLPVKLLTPRDWWELDGTPKNGSGAAALQAYMLLVTGALVVWFSRLGSWGLAFERLVAARGPRSRVLGAAAGALFVVMLIWTRTVPVLNLVGGHLPYGGMSTGVQGLVTVLVYVVVLAPVLVFFARLARRPGPDRRPEAATAPVPAPSGADPARWPQVRAAGLGEVADRLEGEAGGGRMNDVDYARIRRAWESVRVDPSRLRAFTDAVRDNGAAACAHPSGARDLPVRAARHDLLVRQVRLGTVEDEPRNPYARRGTGLALDPDVLGTSLLAVGPSGAGKTGRLVRPVVESLALQALAGQAAVVAVGAAGAQLGPDGAYDVVVRVGDPGSVYDLDLYGGSTDPDEAATLLAEAFVGDVPGIDVRRAATALAQLLGPFRAAYGRFPAVSELRELLDQVQPALAGLRRALEDAGAHAMLRELDARERQYGAHGDPGPALADRVALLDRPAFAGFFDTTGQGRPFSMRALEHPIRVRVDLPERGHADASRMLARLLLAQFNAAAAARTDRSLFAFLAFDDASHTLTPETVRGVQRLRSANAGVLLTLRTLDDVPDALRTPLLGAVGCRMAFSGVTTWDGKRFAEAWGTEWVETRDVTHRTVFADQPLTRAVHAFRKLVTGKAVTTDAVTVRQVERERWSASDLAHAVPPGSAVLSLTSVRGERAAPLLVRLAGSA from the coding sequence ATGGACACCGAGGACACGCACGACGGACAGGCGACCCGCCGGGGTCACGTCCCCCGGCCGGCGGGCCCGCCGCCGCCCCTCGGGACCCCGCCGAAGCCACAGCACTTGCCGGCCGTCGCCGCCCCGCTCACGGACTGGCTGCGCACCCCGCGCCCTCAGACCGAACCGGGCGTCTGGCGCTTCGGCCACGTGCCTCGCACGGGGAGCGAGGCGGACACCGCCACCGACCGGTCACTGCTCAGCGGGGCTGCCATCTCCTTCCTCGCGTGCGTGCTGGTCTGGTCCCTGATTACCAACAACTACATCCCGTACACCGACCTGCCGGTGAAGCTCCTCACCCCGCGCGACTGGTGGGAGCTGGACGGCACGCCGAAGAACGGCTCGGGTGCTGCTGCCCTGCAGGCGTACATGCTGCTCGTCACCGGGGCGCTGGTGGTGTGGTTCAGCCGCCTCGGCTCCTGGGGTCTGGCCTTCGAACGGCTCGTCGCGGCCCGTGGCCCGCGTTCCAGGGTGCTCGGTGCAGCGGCCGGCGCGCTGTTCGTCGTGATGCTGATCTGGACCAGGACCGTGCCGGTCCTCAATCTCGTCGGTGGCCACCTGCCCTACGGGGGGATGAGCACAGGGGTGCAGGGGCTGGTCACCGTCCTCGTGTACGTGGTGGTCCTGGCGCCGGTCCTCGTCTTCTTCGCCCGGCTGGCCCGCAGACCCGGCCCGGACCGACGTCCCGAGGCCGCCACCGCCCCGGTGCCCGCACCCTCCGGGGCCGACCCCGCGCGCTGGCCGCAGGTCCGGGCCGCCGGGCTCGGGGAAGTCGCCGACCGGCTGGAGGGCGAGGCCGGGGGCGGGCGGATGAACGACGTGGACTACGCGCGGATCCGGCGGGCCTGGGAGTCCGTGCGGGTCGACCCCTCGCGGCTGCGGGCCTTCACCGACGCCGTCCGGGACAACGGCGCCGCCGCCTGCGCCCACCCCTCCGGGGCGCGGGACCTGCCCGTCAGGGCGGCCCGGCACGATCTGCTCGTGCGACAGGTGCGGCTCGGCACCGTCGAGGACGAGCCGCGCAACCCCTACGCCCGCCGCGGCACCGGCCTCGCCCTCGATCCCGACGTGCTCGGCACCTCCCTGCTCGCCGTCGGGCCCTCCGGGGCCGGGAAGACGGGGCGGCTCGTGCGGCCCGTCGTCGAGTCGCTCGCGCTGCAGGCGCTCGCCGGCCAGGCGGCCGTCGTCGCCGTCGGGGCGGCCGGCGCGCAGCTCGGGCCGGACGGGGCCTACGACGTCGTGGTCCGCGTCGGCGACCCCGGCTCCGTCTACGACCTCGACCTCTACGGCGGCAGCACCGACCCCGACGAGGCCGCCACGCTACTCGCCGAGGCCTTCGTCGGGGACGTCCCCGGGATCGACGTGCGCCGCGCCGCGACCGCCCTCGCCCAGCTCCTCGGGCCCTTCCGGGCGGCGTACGGCCGTTTCCCCGCCGTGTCCGAGCTGCGCGAGCTGCTCGACCAGGTGCAGCCCGCCCTCGCCGGGCTGCGCCGTGCCCTGGAAGACGCCGGCGCGCACGCCATGCTCCGCGAGCTCGACGCCCGGGAACGCCAGTACGGGGCCCACGGCGATCCCGGGCCGGCCCTCGCCGACCGGGTGGCACTGCTGGACCGGCCCGCCTTCGCAGGCTTCTTCGACACCACCGGCCAGGGGCGGCCCTTCTCGATGCGCGCCCTGGAGCACCCGATCCGGGTCCGCGTCGACCTGCCCGAGCGCGGGCACGCCGACGCCTCCCGGATGCTGGCCCGGCTGCTGCTCGCCCAGTTCAACGCCGCCGCGGCCGCCCGCACCGACCGCTCCCTCTTCGCCTTCCTCGCCTTCGACGACGCCTCCCACACCCTGACCCCGGAGACCGTGCGCGGCGTACAGCGGCTGCGCTCCGCGAACGCCGGGGTCCTGCTCACGCTGCGCACGCTGGACGACGTACCGGATGCGCTGCGCACTCCGCTGCTCGGCGCGGTCGGCTGCCGGATGGCCTTCTCCGGGGTCACCACCTGGGACGGCAAGCGCTTTGCCGAGGCCTGGGGCACCGAGTGGGTGGAGACCCGCGACGTCACCCACCGCACCGTCTTCGCCGACCAGCCGCTGACCCGGGCCGTGCACGCCTTCCGCAAGCTCGTCACCGGCAAGGCCGTCACCACGGACGCGGTGACCGTGCGCCAGGTGGAGCGCGAACGCTGGTCCGCCTCGGACCTCGCGCACGCCGTGCCGCCGGGGTCCGCCGTGCTCTCGCTGACCTCGGTCCGCGGGGAACGGGCGGCGCCGCTGCTGGTGCGGCTGGCCGGATCGGCCTGA